TGCCATTGACCGGTTGGGCTTCCTCCTGTTTTCGATTGAAGTCGAGGGTCAAAAGTTTGAATGCCGAACTGAACATTCGATTTCACTCGGAAACTGGCATCACGCAGCAGCGACTCTCGCGCATGACGGCACAATCACGCTATTCCTCGACGGCAAGAAAGTCTCCCGATCTCCGGGAAGAACACCTATCGCTACTCTGGGAGATATTTCGACCGTTTTTCTAGGACGAGCGGTCGCAGGAGAGATCGTCGCAAAGGTCTTCCCGACGAGTGTATTGAATGGTCTGCTACGTGAGGTACGCGTGTACGATACAGCCATTGCGGATCGGGATATCAATGCGCTGAGCCAGGAATTTCAGCCGTCCATAGCCTCACTTTCGCCGGACGGCTCGTGGTTTTCCAATGATCCACAGCGGCCGCAATACCATGCGATGCCTCCACGAGCGTGGACGAATGAGCCCCATGGCCTAGTTCATTTTCGAGGCCAATATCATCTCTTCTATCAGAAGAATGCAAACGGCCCGTACTGGGGACACATCCACTGGGGACATATGACCAGTCCCGACCTCCTGCAGTGGACCGAACAGCCAATGGCCTTGATCCCCTCGCCCGGACCGGACTCGGAAGGCTGCTGGTCGGGCAGCGCGTTGGTTGATAACGGAAAGATCGTACTTATCTACACCGGAGGCGATGGTAAACGAGCCAGCATCTGCATGGCATCAAGCGAGGACGGGGTCCACTTCACAAAGTACGCTGGCAATCCAATCATCGAGGCGCCACCCTCTGGCGTCAATGCGAAGGAATTTCGCGATCCGTTCATCTGGAAAGAGGGGGCGGAGTATCGCATGATTATCGGCTCCGGTATTACGGATGTCGGCGGAACTGCCCTGCTCTATCGTTCACAAAACCTGACGTCGTGGACCTATCTCAAACCTCTCCTTATTGGCGACAAAGCGAACTCGGGTGTCTTCTGGGAGATGCCGGTGTTCGTCAAGATCGGCGATCGCCACGTCCTCATTGTGTGTGAAGTTCCGGGGCGTGCGTCCTATTGGGTAGGAACATGGGAGCATGACGAGTTTCACGTGCTCTCGAAAGAACCCCAAAGGCTCGATCTCTTCAATCACTTCCTTAGCCCAACGCCGTACATCGACGAAAAGGGGAGAGCGATCACAATCGGAATCGTTCCGGATAGCCGGGCTCCTATAGAAGCATGGCAGGCTGGGTGGGCTCATCTCTATGGCCTGCCGCGAGAACTGACGCTCAGCCCTGAAGTGCGGCTGCAACAACAGCCGATAGAGGAGTTGGCAAATAGATTCGCGCTTCTCGCTTCTTCAGAACAGAAGCGGCCACTAGGGCAGAATTGGACACTCCTCGACGGCACAGGTACATGTGTCCACCTCAAGGCTCAAGTCGAACGAGGTGCTTCGGATTCCATAACAATCGCCTTGCGCCGTTCACCCGACAGGCAGGAAGAGACCCTTCTACGATACGACTGGCGCAGCTCTCAATTGACGCTCGATCGAACCAAATCCAGTTTGGATACGCACACAAGGCGAGATCGCCAAGAGGTATCTTATGCACCTCGCGTGTCCGGCAAGCTCGACTTGGAGCTCTTTGTCGATCAGTCGGTAATCGAGGTCTTCATCGACAAGCGGAGCTGTTTCGCAACGCGTGCCTATCCTGTTCTGCCGGAAAGTGTGGGCATCACCGCATGCTGCGAGGGAGGGGAGGCCTACCTCACCAGTTTGCGGGTAAGCGTCCTAAGGGTGTGACGGAGTCCCGACATCGCCTATCAAAGGACCAAATTATGAAGAAGCTTCGACAATATTTCAGTATCATGCTTTTCTCTATCTCTGGCATGCATATGAATGCACAGGAATCAGGACCGTTGGCGCATATCGCCGACTTAAGAAACAGCGTCACATCTCATCGCGCTTCAAGTTTCGACAAGAGTGGAGGCAATGCTGACGCCATTCGAATCAAAGCTGGAGAAACAGCAGCACTCGCTGACATCGCCGGTGCTGGCTCGATTCGCCACATCTGGATCACCATCAATTCACCAAGTGAGTTTCATCTTCGAGAGCTCGTGCTGCGAATGTATTGGGATGGAGACTCAGAACCCAGCGTGGAGGTGCCGATCGGTGACTTCTTCGGCACGGGGTTTGAGTACGAAGCTATCCCCGGAGGACATACTGGACAGCGATATCAATCCTGGCAATCGATGCCTTTGACGGTGCGTGGACGCGCTCTGAGTTCGTACTTCGAGATGCCCTTCTCCAAAGGAGCACGCATCACGGTGACGAACCAGGGTGTAACTGACGTGCCCAGCTTCTATTACCAGATCGATTATCAGAGCTATGCGGACACAAATCCTACCTCAAAACAAGGCCGCTTCCATGCTCAATGGCGGAGCGAGATTACTCGTGCCGTTCCGCTTTCGGAGAGCAATGGCGTCAATCTCGACGGCAAGAATAACTATCTGTTTATGCATGCCAAAGGGCAGGGACAGCTTGTGGGAGTCATCCTTGCCATTCAGGGACTTTCCTCTGGCTGGTGGGGTGAAGGAGACGATATGTTCTTCATCGATGGAGCCACGTCTCCATCAACGATCAACGGTACTGGTATAGAAGACGCCTTTGGAAGTGCGTGGCAGTTTGCCGACGAATTCAACTATCCCTTCGTGGGATATTCGTCCAAAGGCAATCGGGACTGGAGTGGCGCGCATGTGATGTACCGTTTCTTTCTTGAAGATCCCATCTATTTCTCGAAGTCGATCATCGCAGGCATCGAACACGGGCACGCTAACGATCGGCGCGACCTCTATACGAGCGTTACCTTCTGGTACCAGAAAGGCCACCAGACGTTAGACCCGCTTCCACCGCTGAAAGAGCGGTTGCCCCGCCCCTTCTATCGCCAGGAGATGCTGGATCGTGATCTTCCGAACTAAGACCCAGAATTCAGAAACACATTTGGGAAAGGAACCATATGGACCGACGTGCTTTCTTAGTTTCATCTACGATGAGTTCCTTACATTTAGCAACTCATCGAGGATTGAGTCAGACGTTTAAGGCAGCGTTAGCTACACCTGACGAAGAACTCAGAATGAGACTCGCTCATGATCCCTTGCGCCCGCAGTATCATCTTTTGCCGCAAGCTGGGTCCCTCGGCGATCCCTGCGCCCCGCGCTTTTATCGCGGCCAGCACCACGCCTTTTTCCATGGAAATTTTGGCGGTCGCGGATGGCATCACGCCATCAGTTCAGACCTCGTTCACTGGCGACATCTGCCGATTGCACTCTCCCCTACGGAGAACTCCTATGACTCATATGGAACCTTTACCGGAAGTGTTTTGCCGGACGATGACGCCGCAAGCATCATCTATACCGGCGTGACGAAGGTACCGAGGGAGCAAGAGACAATTCGTAACGAAGGACTCAAGGAGGTTCAATGCGTCGCTACTTCAAATGATCCTGAGTTGCGAACATGGCAGCAACTGGACAAACCAATCATTGAGGCGCCCCCTACCGGAAAGAAAATTACGGGGTTTCGTGATCCTTTCTCATGGAAAGAAGGCGATATCTGGTATGTGGGGGTTGGCTCAGGATTCGAACATGAAGGAGGCGCAGTCCTGCTTTATCGCTCAAAAGATGCTCGACACTGGGAGTACCTGCATCCGCTCGCACAGGGAAAGTGGAATGGAAAGATTTTCAGTAATCCTGTCCCAAGCGGAGAGATGTGGGAATGCCCTGACTTCTTCGCTCTTGGTAAAAAGCATG
Above is a genomic segment from Terriglobus tenax containing:
- a CDS encoding glycoside hydrolase family 172 protein, which gives rise to MKKLRQYFSIMLFSISGMHMNAQESGPLAHIADLRNSVTSHRASSFDKSGGNADAIRIKAGETAALADIAGAGSIRHIWITINSPSEFHLRELVLRMYWDGDSEPSVEVPIGDFFGTGFEYEAIPGGHTGQRYQSWQSMPLTVRGRALSSYFEMPFSKGARITVTNQGVTDVPSFYYQIDYQSYADTNPTSKQGRFHAQWRSEITRAVPLSESNGVNLDGKNNYLFMHAKGQGQLVGVILAIQGLSSGWWGEGDDMFFIDGATSPSTINGTGIEDAFGSAWQFADEFNYPFVGYSSKGNRDWSGAHVMYRFFLEDPIYFSKSIIAGIEHGHANDRRDLYTSVTFWYQKGHQTLDPLPPLKERLPRPFYRQEMLDRDLPN
- a CDS encoding GH32 C-terminal domain-containing protein; its protein translation is MQSSIFNVTRRSFVIASCGLLIPRLGWAAITSQPVLYWPLNDPKAAGRESTTGSQATIVDGTGRLEWIKNGDTEIPRLDGYSVWVEHRLDAPVRLRREVTVSAWMALESFPVNTASIIEWNKESSIVRLAIDRLGFLLFSIEVEGQKFECRTEHSISLGNWHHAAATLAHDGTITLFLDGKKVSRSPGRTPIATLGDISTVFLGRAVAGEIVAKVFPTSVLNGLLREVRVYDTAIADRDINALSQEFQPSIASLSPDGSWFSNDPQRPQYHAMPPRAWTNEPHGLVHFRGQYHLFYQKNANGPYWGHIHWGHMTSPDLLQWTEQPMALIPSPGPDSEGCWSGSALVDNGKIVLIYTGGDGKRASICMASSEDGVHFTKYAGNPIIEAPPSGVNAKEFRDPFIWKEGAEYRMIIGSGITDVGGTALLYRSQNLTSWTYLKPLLIGDKANSGVFWEMPVFVKIGDRHVLIVCEVPGRASYWVGTWEHDEFHVLSKEPQRLDLFNHFLSPTPYIDEKGRAITIGIVPDSRAPIEAWQAGWAHLYGLPRELTLSPEVRLQQQPIEELANRFALLASSEQKRPLGQNWTLLDGTGTCVHLKAQVERGASDSITIALRRSPDRQEETLLRYDWRSSQLTLDRTKSSLDTHTRRDRQEVSYAPRVSGKLDLELFVDQSVIEVFIDKRSCFATRAYPVLPESVGITACCEGGEAYLTSLRVSVLRV